The Cylindrospermopsis curvispora GIHE-G1 genome contains a region encoding:
- the trpS gene encoding tryptophan--tRNA ligase, protein MGKQRVLSGVQPTGNLHLGNYLGAIRNWVEMQDQYDNFFCVVDLHAITVPHNPATLAADTYTIAALYLACGIDLQYSHIFVQSHVSAHSELCWLLNCITPLNWLQDMIQFKEKAVKQGENVGTGLLIYPVLMAADILLYQADKVPVGEDQKQHLELARDIVNRFNYLFAQEHPVLKLPAPLIRKEGARVMSLADGTRKMSKSDPSELSRINVLDPPDQIANKIKRCKTDPVRGLSFDDPARPECNNLLTLYMLLSGKTKEAVAGECAHMGWGQFKPLLTETTINALEPIQKKYKEIITEKGYLESVLKTGREKAQAIASQTLADVKEALGYTAPL, encoded by the coding sequence ATGGGTAAGCAACGCGTTTTGTCTGGAGTTCAACCAACTGGTAACTTACACTTAGGTAACTATTTAGGTGCTATTCGCAACTGGGTAGAGATGCAGGATCAGTATGATAATTTCTTTTGTGTGGTAGATTTACATGCTATTACTGTACCACATAACCCTGCCACTTTAGCAGCTGATACCTACACCATTGCAGCTTTATATTTAGCTTGTGGTATTGATTTACAGTACTCACATATTTTTGTACAATCCCATGTATCTGCACACAGTGAACTTTGTTGGTTACTAAACTGTATTACTCCTTTGAACTGGCTACAGGATATGATCCAGTTTAAGGAGAAGGCGGTTAAACAGGGGGAAAATGTTGGCACGGGTTTATTGATTTATCCGGTTTTAATGGCTGCTGATATTTTGCTGTATCAAGCAGATAAAGTACCAGTAGGTGAAGATCAAAAGCAACATTTAGAACTAGCCAGAGATATTGTTAATAGGTTCAATTACTTGTTTGCCCAAGAGCATCCCGTATTAAAGTTACCTGCTCCTTTAATTAGGAAAGAGGGCGCCAGGGTAATGAGTTTAGCTGATGGTACTAGGAAAATGTCTAAGTCTGACCCTTCCGAATTGAGCAGAATTAATGTTTTGGATCCACCAGACCAAATTGCCAATAAGATTAAACGCTGTAAAACCGATCCAGTTCGTGGTTTGAGTTTTGATGACCCAGCACGTCCTGAATGTAATAATTTATTGACTTTGTATATGCTATTATCTGGCAAAACCAAGGAAGCGGTAGCTGGGGAGTGTGCTCATATGGGATGGGGACAGTTTAAACCTTTACTCACAGAAACAACTATTAACGCTTTAGAACCAATTCAAAAAAAGTACAAGGAGATAATAACAGAAAAAGGTTACTTAGAGTCCGTACTTAAAACAGGTAGGGAAAAAGCTCAAGCCATAGCCAGTCAAACTTTAGCAGATGTTAAGGAGGCTTTGGGCTACACAGCACCATTATAA
- a CDS encoding DUF4346 domain-containing protein, with the protein MDLIIDDLTAIDDKLSQRHIDLDPQGYFIIYIDANERLIHAKHFTNFIDERGLAVDPETGKVIPARGKVERNHTTVFSGRTAKELCVKIFEQTQPCPVSFLNHAAYLGREFVRAEVALVTGKEYVQD; encoded by the coding sequence ATGGATTTAATAATTGACGATTTAACTGCTATTGACGATAAACTTTCCCAGCGTCACATTGACCTTGATCCTCAGGGTTACTTTATAATATATATAGATGCCAATGAGCGTTTAATTCATGCTAAACACTTTACTAATTTTATTGATGAACGTGGTTTAGCTGTAGACCCGGAAACGGGTAAGGTCATTCCTGCACGAGGTAAGGTGGAAAGAAATCATACAACTGTTTTCAGTGGTCGTACTGCCAAAGAATTGTGTGTGAAAATCTTTGAACAAACCCAACCTTGCCCTGTTAGCTTCCTAAACCATGCAGCCTACTTGGGACGGGAATTTGTCCGAGCTGAAGTGGCTTTAGTTACCGGGAAGGAGTACGTGCAGGATTAA
- a CDS encoding methylenetetrahydrofolate reductase codes for MQENHTTIHTSNSLTSFREAVQAGEFLITAEVAPPKGGDINHTIAMSATLKGRVHAVNITDGSRAVLGMSPLAVCAILCQHGIEPICQVACRDRNRIGLQADLMGAHALGIRNILALTGDPVKAGDHPDARAVFDLESVRLLQLITNMNQGLDFNHRTLVDGGLDLFPGAAVDPQSKSWSGLQSRFERKVQAGAQFFQSQLITDFEKLEKFMDKIASGYNKPVLAGIFLLKSAKNAQFINRMVPGVNIPDHIIQRLAKAKYPLEEGMKIASEQVRMAKDLCQGVHIMAVKKEEAIAPILDLAGVSR; via the coding sequence ATGCAGGAAAATCACACCACTATCCATACTAGCAATTCTCTCACGAGTTTCCGTGAAGCAGTACAAGCAGGAGAATTTTTAATCACTGCAGAAGTTGCACCCCCAAAGGGAGGGGACATCAACCATACCATTGCCATGTCAGCGACTCTTAAGGGGAGAGTTCATGCTGTTAATATTACTGACGGTAGTCGTGCTGTTTTGGGTATGTCACCTTTGGCAGTATGCGCCATTTTATGCCAACATGGAATTGAACCAATCTGTCAGGTAGCTTGTCGCGATCGCAATAGAATCGGACTGCAAGCTGATTTGATGGGGGCCCATGCTCTGGGTATTAGGAATATTTTAGCTTTGACGGGTGATCCAGTGAAAGCTGGTGATCATCCGGATGCTAGAGCTGTTTTTGACCTGGAATCTGTCCGGTTATTGCAATTAATTACTAATATGAACCAAGGACTGGATTTTAATCATAGGACTTTAGTTGATGGAGGTCTGGATTTGTTTCCTGGAGCAGCAGTGGATCCTCAATCTAAAAGTTGGTCTGGGTTACAGAGTAGATTTGAAAGAAAAGTACAAGCAGGGGCACAATTTTTTCAAAGTCAACTAATTACTGATTTTGAAAAATTAGAGAAGTTTATGGATAAAATCGCCTCTGGTTACAATAAACCCGTATTGGCAGGTATTTTTCTGTTAAAATCAGCGAAAAATGCTCAGTTTATTAACAGGATGGTTCCTGGTGTTAATATACCCGATCATATTATCCAGCGCCTAGCCAAAGCCAAGTATCCTTTGGAAGAAGGTATGAAAATTGCCTCAGAACAGGTAAGAATGGCAAAGGATTTATGCCAGGGAGTACATATTATGGCTGTTAAAAAGGAAGAAGCGATCGCCCCGATTTTAGACTTAGCTGGTGTTAGCAGGTAG
- the holA gene encoding DNA polymerase III subunit delta: MPIYIYWGEDDFAIEKAVTLLRDRILDPLWTSFNYTTFLPDQGDSVIQALNQVMTPSFGAGGRLVWLINSNLCQNCPENIFSELKRTLPVIPENSFLLVTSPHKPDERLKSTKLLKQFADFREFSLIPPWKTELLVQAVNQAAQDFGIKLTPQVAETLAESIGNDSRLLHTEMEKLRLYLASSNIPLNSAIVTQLVRNTTHNTLQLAATIKTGDSAKALGILADLIGAAEPGLRIVATLTGQFRTWLWVKMMMESGERNPQSIAQGAEVSNPKRIYFLQQEVKSLSVEQLVFSLPLLLELEVSLKQGASEILTLQTKVIELCQLYQKSGTFQPENKSNLLT; this comes from the coding sequence ATGCCAATCTATATTTATTGGGGTGAAGATGATTTTGCTATAGAAAAAGCAGTTACCTTACTGCGCGATCGCATTCTTGACCCTTTATGGACTAGTTTCAATTATACTACTTTTCTCCCTGACCAGGGCGATTCTGTAATTCAGGCCCTTAATCAAGTTATGACACCCAGTTTTGGAGCTGGTGGGAGGTTGGTTTGGTTGATCAACTCCAACTTGTGTCAAAATTGTCCAGAGAATATATTCTCGGAACTGAAACGCACTTTACCCGTGATACCAGAAAATTCCTTTTTGCTGGTGACTAGTCCTCATAAACCCGATGAACGTCTCAAGTCCACAAAACTACTCAAACAATTTGCTGATTTCCGGGAGTTTTCGCTCATCCCACCCTGGAAAACTGAATTATTAGTCCAAGCTGTGAATCAAGCTGCTCAGGATTTTGGTATCAAACTAACACCACAAGTTGCCGAAACTTTGGCGGAATCTATTGGTAATGATAGCCGACTTCTCCACACAGAAATGGAAAAATTGCGTCTTTATTTAGCCAGTAGTAATATTCCACTGAATAGTGCAATTGTAACCCAACTAGTCAGAAATACCACTCACAACACCCTTCAATTAGCTGCGACCATTAAAACAGGTGATTCAGCTAAAGCATTGGGCATTTTAGCGGATTTAATTGGCGCTGCTGAACCAGGATTAAGAATAGTTGCTACCCTCACGGGTCAATTCCGTACTTGGCTATGGGTAAAAATGATGATGGAATCGGGAGAGCGCAATCCTCAGTCCATCGCCCAAGGTGCGGAGGTCAGCAATCCTAAACGGATTTACTTCTTACAGCAAGAAGTCAAATCCCTATCTGTAGAACAGCTTGTTTTCTCTTTACCTCTACTGTTGGAATTAGAAGTTAGTCTCAAGCAAGGAGCTTCCGAAATCCTTACCCTCCAAACTAAAGTAATTGAACTTTGCCAACTATATCAGAAATCCGGAACTTTTCAACCTGAGAATAAATCAAATCTACTAACATAA
- a CDS encoding ABC transporter permease: MGIIIPNIIAIYRRELQSYFVSPLAYGIAGIFWFIASVFFILILLGPGGILPTVSMYDLQGQQFGVPIPPIDVPYEFIRAFLDRISWLLLFVLPILSMGLYAEERKLGTLELLATSPITNWAVALGKLLGVLTFFISILLPIIGLQIIVVSESNPPMSLVIPLISNLGLILLAASILSLGMFISSLTSSTVLAAILTFVVVILILLIDSLSQALPGLLGQILSYLSLLKHYNTLIKGILDSSSFILFASYIILGIFLTAQSIDALRFQRQ; this comes from the coding sequence ATAGGTATCATAATTCCTAATATAATTGCCATTTATCGGCGAGAATTACAAAGTTATTTTGTATCACCATTAGCCTATGGAATAGCGGGCATCTTTTGGTTTATTGCCAGTGTATTTTTCATACTTATATTATTAGGTCCAGGAGGAATTTTACCTACAGTTTCCATGTATGATTTACAGGGACAACAATTTGGAGTACCCATTCCTCCCATAGACGTACCATACGAGTTTATTCGGGCATTCTTAGATCGGATAAGTTGGTTATTATTATTTGTTTTACCTATTCTTTCCATGGGACTTTACGCAGAAGAACGGAAATTAGGAACCTTAGAATTGTTAGCCACCTCACCAATTACTAACTGGGCGGTGGCTCTAGGTAAACTGTTGGGAGTTTTAACATTTTTCATCAGTATACTCTTACCAATAATAGGACTACAGATCATAGTCGTTAGCGAATCAAATCCACCCATGTCTTTGGTCATTCCTTTGATTAGCAATCTAGGACTAATACTCCTAGCTGCGTCAATTTTATCCTTGGGAATGTTCATTTCCTCCTTAACAAGTAGTACTGTTTTAGCGGCAATCTTGACCTTTGTGGTGGTTATCCTAATCTTATTAATAGATTCCCTATCACAAGCATTACCAGGCTTACTAGGACAAATTCTGAGTTATCTATCGCTGTTGAAACACTACAACACCTTAATCAAGGGAATTTTAGATAGCAGTAGCTTCATACTATTTGCCAGCTATATTATTCTGGGAATTTTTTTGACTGCTCAATCAATAGATGCTCTGCGTTTTCAACGCCAATAG
- a CDS encoding DUF4340 domain-containing protein — protein sequence MKHTTLVLVILALALGGFVYFDEMKRKSQSEQVAQNTQKQINQPNSSHESNQREKKQIFSFNTSDIQSITIKTQDYTLDLEQRSKSEPPTWLVKLPASTTPKPAQKAIVSYLTDLLTKGKSENIIPVPVGRLSEFGLDKPVAVIDVKLQGQKKHQLVLGKPNFNNTLLYAKVNYTDSNSQSIEVLLVSKDFANAVNRQLSEWEDPTLSSSHNLPN from the coding sequence ATGAAGCACACAACTTTAGTTTTAGTAATTTTAGCCCTAGCTTTAGGTGGTTTTGTCTATTTTGATGAAATGAAACGCAAGAGTCAATCAGAACAAGTTGCACAAAATACCCAAAAACAAATAAATCAACCTAACAGTTCTCATGAATCTAATCAACGGGAAAAAAAGCAAATTTTCTCTTTTAATACCAGTGATATTCAGTCAATAACCATTAAAACCCAGGACTATACATTGGATTTAGAACAGAGGAGTAAATCGGAACCGCCAACATGGTTAGTGAAACTACCTGCATCCACTACGCCCAAACCAGCACAGAAAGCTATAGTTTCCTATTTGACAGATTTATTGACTAAGGGTAAAAGTGAAAATATCATCCCAGTCCCAGTTGGTCGATTAAGCGAGTTTGGGCTAGATAAACCTGTTGCAGTTATTGATGTTAAACTTCAAGGTCAAAAAAAGCATCAACTCGTTTTAGGTAAACCTAACTTTAATAATACTTTATTATATGCAAAAGTTAATTATACTGATAGCAATAGTCAAAGTATAGAGGTTCTGTTGGTATCTAAGGATTTTGCAAATGCGGTAAATAGACAATTATCTGAGTGGGAGGATCCCACCTTGTCATCCTCCCATAATCTCCCAAACTAA
- a CDS encoding GNAT family N-acetyltransferase produces the protein MVKQVKSNYCVQWSDQISQIPQTAWDALAIPLKTPFLEWCWLHNMESSHSITANTGWLPNHLTLWRDNVLIGAAPLYIKGHSQGEFVFDHQWADLAYRIGVDYYPKLLGMSPLTPAEGYRFLIAPGEDEEEITAVMVREIDDFCVRHNISGCHFLYVDPQWQLVLEKQGFIPWLHHSYIWQNDGFASFDDYLKMFNANQRRNIKRERKAVEAAGLKLQAVTGEEIPQSLFPLMYEFYSDTCDKFGWWGSKYLTKRFFESLYHNYRHRVVFFSAHNHQSTSQPLGMSFCLFKDDRLYGRYWGSFQEIDCLHFDACYYTPIEWAISRKIQIFDPGAGGRHKQRRGFPATPNHSLHRFYHNHLGQLLRRYISQANHHEAQQITAMNADLPFNPHPS, from the coding sequence ATGGTAAAACAAGTGAAATCTAACTATTGTGTACAATGGAGTGATCAGATTAGCCAAATTCCTCAAACTGCTTGGGATGCTTTAGCAATACCCCTAAAAACCCCCTTTTTGGAATGGTGCTGGTTACATAATATGGAAAGTTCCCATAGCATCACTGCTAACACTGGCTGGTTACCAAACCATTTAACGTTGTGGCGTGATAATGTATTAATTGGTGCAGCACCTCTTTATATAAAAGGGCATAGTCAAGGAGAATTTGTTTTTGATCATCAGTGGGCAGATTTAGCTTATCGTATAGGTGTGGACTACTACCCAAAGTTATTGGGAATGTCACCCCTTACTCCTGCTGAAGGTTATCGCTTTCTAATTGCTCCTGGAGAGGATGAGGAAGAAATCACAGCGGTTATGGTTCGTGAAATTGATGATTTTTGTGTTAGGCACAATATTTCTGGCTGTCATTTTTTATATGTTGACCCCCAATGGCAATTAGTGCTAGAAAAACAGGGTTTTATTCCCTGGTTACACCACAGCTATATTTGGCAAAATGACGGTTTTGCGAGTTTTGATGATTATTTAAAAATGTTTAATGCCAACCAAAGGAGGAATATTAAAAGAGAACGTAAAGCGGTGGAAGCAGCGGGGTTAAAACTCCAAGCTGTCACAGGTGAGGAGATCCCTCAGTCTTTATTTCCATTAATGTACGAATTTTACTCTGATACCTGTGATAAGTTCGGTTGGTGGGGTAGTAAATATCTAACTAAAAGGTTTTTTGAAAGTCTGTACCATAATTATCGCCATCGAGTAGTATTTTTTTCCGCCCATAATCACCAATCCACAAGCCAACCTCTGGGAATGTCATTTTGTTTATTTAAAGATGACAGGTTATATGGACGTTACTGGGGAAGTTTTCAAGAAATAGATTGTCTCCACTTTGATGCTTGTTATTATACACCTATTGAGTGGGCTATATCCCGTAAAATCCAAATTTTTGATCCAGGTGCAGGTGGTAGACACAAGCAACGGCGAGGTTTTCCAGCTACTCCCAATCACAGTTTGCACCGCTTTTATCATAACCACCTGGGTCAACTTTTACGCCGTTATATTTCCCAGGCAAATCATCATGAAGCACAACAAATAACAGCTATGAACGCAGACCTACCTTTCAATCCTCATCCCTCTTGA
- a CDS encoding DUF4168 domain-containing protein: MLSKLSKFPLLSILTAASLISTLSLNANGQNPAITSSEITNYAQTVMIMEPKRQQAFKEIKTLINTGAIPTIICNDANSINLLPRNAQKIAINYCNEYEETVSQNNLTVDRFNQITAEINNNSVLKERVQKLMMEKMGLY, encoded by the coding sequence ATGCTCTCTAAGCTGTCAAAATTTCCCCTATTGTCAATTCTCACTGCTGCTAGTTTAATCTCTACTCTCTCACTAAATGCTAACGGTCAAAACCCGGCTATCACCAGTAGCGAAATCACTAACTATGCCCAAACAGTAATGATTATGGAACCTAAACGTCAGCAAGCCTTTAAGGAAATTAAAACTCTAATTAATACCGGAGCCATCCCCACAATCATTTGTAACGACGCAAACAGTATCAATTTGCTACCGAGAAATGCCCAGAAAATAGCTATCAACTATTGTAATGAATATGAAGAAACAGTATCCCAAAACAATCTCACTGTTGATAGGTTTAATCAAATCACAGCAGAAATTAATAATAATAGTGTTTTAAAAGAAAGAGTACAAAAATTAATGATGGAGAAAATGGGACTATATTAA
- a CDS encoding glycoside hydrolase 100 family protein — translation MQVNESRTNANVKANIEAEAWHSLEKSILYYQKQPVGTLAAVDPSVEALNYDQCFIRDFVSSALVFLIKGRTDIVKNFLEATLKLQPKQKDLNPYKPGRGLIPASFKVVTNHGEEHLEADFGEHAIARVTPVDSCLWWLILLRAYVVSTNDYDLVYRPDFQTGIRLILDICLANRFDMYPTILVPDGACMIDRRMGIYGHPLEIQVLFFAALRAARELLVCEGNEDIVEAIDHRLPLLCGHIREHYWIDINRLSDIYRFKSEEYGKTAVNLFNIYADSLPYYNLDKWLPRKGGYFAGNVGPSQLDTRFFTLGNLMAVICDLATKTQAQAVMNLIEKRWEDLVGDMPIKICFPALENEEYRVVTGCDPKNIPWSYHNAGNWPVLMWMLAAAAVKTGRVSMAQEAIEIAQSRLSEDQWPEYYDGKKGRLIGKQARKYQTWTIAGYLLSQEMIENPDSLSLVSFDKLLPQGAFKACKLEFST, via the coding sequence ATGCAAGTGAATGAGTCACGCACAAATGCTAATGTGAAGGCAAATATAGAAGCAGAAGCATGGCATTCCTTAGAAAAATCAATTCTTTACTATCAGAAACAACCAGTAGGCACATTAGCAGCTGTTGACCCGTCTGTAGAAGCCTTAAACTATGATCAGTGTTTCATCAGAGATTTTGTTTCTTCAGCACTGGTATTTTTGATTAAGGGAAGAACGGACATTGTTAAAAATTTTCTAGAGGCGACATTAAAGTTACAGCCTAAACAAAAGGACTTGAATCCCTATAAACCAGGTAGAGGATTAATTCCAGCCAGCTTTAAAGTTGTCACTAACCATGGTGAAGAGCATTTAGAGGCTGATTTTGGAGAACACGCCATAGCTAGGGTGACCCCAGTAGACTCCTGTTTGTGGTGGTTAATCTTATTACGTGCTTATGTGGTAAGTACGAATGATTATGATTTAGTCTACCGACCAGATTTCCAAACAGGTATTCGATTAATTCTGGATATTTGTTTAGCAAATCGTTTTGATATGTACCCCACCATACTAGTACCAGATGGTGCTTGTATGATAGATAGACGCATGGGTATTTATGGACATCCACTGGAAATACAAGTGTTGTTTTTTGCCGCATTACGTGCAGCAAGGGAGTTGTTAGTTTGTGAAGGTAACGAGGATATAGTAGAAGCAATAGACCACAGATTACCATTGTTGTGTGGACATATTCGGGAACATTATTGGATAGACATTAATCGCCTCAGTGACATTTATCGCTTTAAGAGTGAAGAGTACGGAAAAACTGCGGTAAACCTTTTCAATATATATGCTGATTCCCTACCCTATTATAATTTAGATAAATGGTTACCAAGAAAGGGAGGTTACTTTGCGGGTAATGTGGGACCTTCTCAATTGGATACCCGGTTTTTTACCCTGGGTAATTTAATGGCAGTGATTTGTGATTTAGCCACAAAAACACAAGCACAAGCGGTCATGAATCTAATTGAAAAAAGATGGGAAGATTTAGTAGGGGATATGCCAATTAAAATTTGCTTTCCTGCTTTGGAAAATGAAGAGTACAGAGTTGTAACAGGATGTGACCCTAAAAATATACCTTGGTCTTATCACAATGCTGGAAACTGGCCGGTTTTAATGTGGATGTTAGCTGCAGCAGCGGTGAAAACAGGAAGAGTGAGCATGGCCCAAGAGGCGATAGAAATCGCTCAATCCAGACTAAGTGAGGATCAGTGGCCAGAGTATTATGATGGTAAAAAGGGTAGATTAATTGGCAAACAGGCGCGAAAGTATCAGACTTGGACTATTGCGGGATATTTATTGTCTCAGGAAATGATAGAAAATCCCGATAGTTTGTCCTTGGTTAGTTTTGATAAATTGCTTCCCCAAGGAGCTTTTAAGGCTTGTAAGTTGGAATTTTCCACATAG
- the psb32 gene encoding photosystem II repair protein Psb32: MKQLLKQLFSTPKYVTSLILSVLVIIVSVPMFSAPASATGVYQIPDLTPNTWVVDEGDVISRFNEGQIASAFQDLAQKTGKEVRIVTIHRFDYGETPQTFAQSLFSKWFPTPEAQANQAILVVDTLTNGSTIVSGQEVKTLLTDEIATSVTAKTLGIELRSGNKYNQGLLKVRDRLVAVLSGEPDPGPPEEKEIIQVEGTFATAEQTDKNKSNSTAWVVGLLIAATVIPMATYYLYQINQPSKEG, encoded by the coding sequence ATGAAACAGCTACTTAAACAATTATTCAGCACTCCTAAATACGTCACTAGCTTGATACTATCAGTATTAGTGATAATCGTATCTGTCCCCATGTTTTCCGCCCCAGCTAGTGCTACGGGCGTGTATCAAATACCTGATCTAACCCCCAATACTTGGGTAGTAGACGAAGGAGATGTAATTAGTCGCTTTAATGAGGGGCAAATTGCTAGCGCTTTTCAAGACCTGGCCCAAAAAACCGGTAAGGAAGTGAGAATAGTAACTATTCATAGGTTCGACTACGGAGAAACACCACAGACTTTTGCTCAGTCCCTATTCAGCAAATGGTTTCCCACACCTGAAGCTCAGGCAAATCAAGCCATTTTAGTGGTTGATACCCTAACTAACGGCTCTACGATTGTGAGTGGACAGGAGGTGAAAACTCTCCTAACTGATGAAATAGCTACCAGTGTTACTGCAAAAACCTTGGGAATAGAATTACGTTCTGGTAATAAATACAATCAAGGACTGCTTAAAGTGCGCGATCGCCTGGTAGCAGTGCTTTCTGGTGAACCTGATCCTGGACCACCGGAGGAGAAAGAAATCATCCAGGTAGAAGGGACATTTGCCACAGCAGAGCAGACTGATAAGAACAAGAGCAATTCTACTGCGTGGGTAGTAGGACTGCTAATCGCAGCGACGGTTATTCCCATGGCCACCTATTACCTATACCAAATCAATCAACCATCCAAGGAAGGTTAA
- a CDS encoding GldG family protein, whose product MRQLLKINFIKPLIVLGFLLGPFFLALGLMIGATSEWTILPLGFITAGAVICIFWVLLQAQKSQFWQQRSTQSNTNALIATLAVLTILGLINFLGNRYQIRLDLTETQLFTLSPQSQEILRTLPQPAKLWLFTKEKNPGDQELLQRYREQNPQFNFEYVDPQTRPGLAGKFGVNDFGKVYLEFNNKRQFVQDVNENERLSEVKLTSQLQKIISNDSPKVYFLQGHGELEIANSKNPENSISQAIQGLTDNNFTSLPLSLTQQTTVPTDAGVVVIASPKRELLPGEITALENYLNIGGNLMLMIDPNHNPKLDTLLKSWGVQLDNRLAIDISGGNLGLGPASPLITEYGEHPITQDFRNGISFYPLARPILIEPTPGIHSTPLLRTKAYPDSWAESDQENEKLEFNEGKDLKGPLTLGVALTKKLASPMQKNSPPKTQESRLVIFGNSQFARDGLFQQQLNGDVFLNSVSWLSQKQEQPLSIRPKEQTNRRIIMSNMKANLLGVSSLLVLPLIGFLSSVVVWWFRR is encoded by the coding sequence ATGAGACAACTACTTAAAATCAACTTCATCAAACCACTGATTGTATTAGGATTCTTATTAGGACCATTCTTTTTGGCTCTGGGATTAATGATTGGCGCTACATCGGAATGGACTATCCTCCCCCTAGGGTTTATCACTGCTGGGGCGGTAATTTGTATTTTTTGGGTACTCCTGCAAGCTCAGAAAAGTCAGTTTTGGCAACAACGTTCTACCCAGTCAAACACCAATGCTTTAATTGCCACATTAGCTGTATTAACAATCTTAGGATTAATCAATTTTTTAGGTAATCGCTATCAGATTAGGTTAGACCTAACAGAAACCCAGTTATTTACCCTATCTCCCCAATCTCAAGAAATACTACGCACTCTACCTCAACCAGCCAAACTTTGGTTATTCACCAAAGAAAAAAATCCTGGGGATCAAGAACTACTACAAAGGTATCGTGAACAAAATCCCCAATTTAACTTTGAATATGTCGATCCTCAAACTAGACCTGGTTTGGCAGGAAAATTTGGAGTCAATGACTTTGGTAAAGTCTATCTCGAATTTAATAATAAACGTCAGTTTGTACAAGATGTCAATGAAAATGAACGTTTATCAGAAGTAAAGTTAACCAGTCAACTACAAAAGATTATCAGCAACGATTCCCCTAAAGTTTATTTTTTACAAGGTCACGGTGAATTAGAAATTGCCAACTCTAAAAATCCTGAGAATTCCATATCCCAAGCTATTCAAGGATTAACAGATAATAATTTCACCTCCCTACCTCTGAGCTTAACCCAACAAACTACAGTCCCTACAGATGCTGGGGTTGTCGTAATTGCCAGTCCCAAACGGGAATTATTGCCAGGTGAAATTACAGCTTTGGAAAACTATCTGAATATTGGTGGCAATCTTATGCTCATGATTGACCCAAATCATAACCCAAAACTTGATACTTTACTAAAAAGTTGGGGTGTGCAATTGGATAACCGATTGGCTATTGATATCAGTGGAGGAAATCTAGGACTAGGACCTGCTTCTCCTTTGATTACCGAATATGGAGAACACCCTATCACCCAGGATTTTCGCAACGGTATTTCTTTTTATCCTCTCGCACGTCCTATTCTTATAGAACCCACTCCTGGTATCCACTCTACCCCTCTACTCAGAACTAAAGCATATCCTGATAGTTGGGCTGAAAGTGATCAAGAAAACGAAAAGCTGGAGTTTAACGAAGGTAAGGATTTAAAGGGTCCTTTAACATTAGGTGTAGCATTAACTAAGAAGTTAGCATCTCCCATGCAGAAAAATTCCCCACCTAAGACTCAAGAATCTCGACTGGTTATTTTTGGCAATTCACAGTTTGCCAGGGACGGGTTATTTCAACAACAATTGAATGGAGATGTGTTTCTCAATTCAGTTAGTTGGTTAAGTCAAAAACAGGAACAACCTTTATCCATTCGACCCAAGGAACAAACAAACCGTCGGATTATTATGTCGAATATGAAAGCCAATTTGCTGGGTGTTTCCTCTCTATTGGTTTTACCTCTCATTGGTTTTTTGAGCAGTGTTGTTGTATGGTGGTTCAGAAGATAG